In Halobacteriovorax marinus SJ, the following proteins share a genomic window:
- a CDS encoding leucyl/phenylalanyl-tRNA--protein transferase → MTILNFPPIDQADENGLLAIGGDLEVKSLLKAYQSGIFPWPISIDFPLAWFAPDPRGVIDLKDFHVSKSFKKFLARTNMKVEFNQNFESVIMNCAMAKRKDQAGTWITDQIIDSYINLHREGYAYSVETYLYKDGVKRMVGGLYGTCISNFISGESMYHIEDNASKLALYTLIEFLKAKGIEWLDTQMVTPVIKSMGGKEISRSEFMQRISQLNMDALIKPDFNT, encoded by the coding sequence GTGACAATTCTTAATTTCCCTCCAATAGATCAAGCAGACGAAAATGGTCTTCTCGCCATTGGCGGAGATCTTGAAGTTAAGTCTCTTTTAAAGGCCTATCAGAGTGGTATTTTCCCTTGGCCTATATCAATTGACTTTCCACTAGCGTGGTTCGCCCCGGACCCTCGTGGTGTTATTGACCTTAAAGACTTCCACGTCTCTAAGAGTTTTAAAAAATTCCTTGCACGAACAAATATGAAGGTTGAATTCAATCAAAACTTTGAGTCAGTCATTATGAACTGTGCAATGGCCAAGAGAAAAGATCAGGCCGGAACTTGGATTACTGACCAAATTATTGATAGCTATATAAATCTTCACCGAGAAGGCTACGCCTATAGTGTGGAAACTTACCTCTATAAGGACGGAGTTAAAAGAATGGTTGGAGGACTCTATGGAACTTGCATTAGCAATTTCATCTCCGGAGAATCCATGTATCATATCGAAGATAATGCATCCAAGTTGGCCCTCTACACTCTTATTGAATTCTTAAAAGCAAAAGGTATAGAGTGGCTCGACACTCAAATGGTGACACCTGTAATTAAATCTATGGGTGGAAAAGAGATTTCTAGAAGTGAATTTATGCAAAGGATTTCTCAATTAAATATGGATGCTTTGATAAAGCCAGACTTTAATACTTAG
- a CDS encoding PilZ domain-containing protein, whose product MKYCDIFEIVEFVEAEELNGQSYIFDLRVREWILVKDIKVLQDTNYQFKEAAKRDKPSFTPPHKLPAGEFTNQRDCDYEYLLAHMKKSAVAESSSFVEEESVSNILEVTLESERVQRAQLEKDLSGLRYVNQDFEEIINSLRIENKSLNQELITIEKQHVDTLANMDAILENHKKENLALVSEQSNEIKRLQAFERENFQIIEKNKSLAYALKVEKEQREELKSLLQRRDEHSHRETHSEQLLSKAMDYFLHGPSGGEKELLEKKIALLTKELKEQENFYNLKLQKLKRSHSEDIAEKENVHSKDLGDIDSISRQRDDFEYKYKNILDENAILIQKLEDLESIQKIHSQENSDSGEFKDKYIHLANKHKKLEKEFSTLEAKLLAQKDKKENRDDSATKYLKDELIVAREEINKLKNRVQDLLVKNEELNESSEESNSETLKHNQLISNLRSDNKQLIEKYHELKERTAKYKVAYNELSDSYKKLKQEFKERNAKFSKMTAKTDAIIESLKAKVDGAKDNYSKKVQELEEVKDREATLMIKIEEFKKVEEENQIIQLNTSKEEEDEELNRLIGDAFEVSNECYWMIQRDGEEPSGPYNFSEVYHMKINGELDVGVKIKKGNDLYKAKADIFELSVPVSTHGSGENIRYFIKRSSMRVPFYEMITFEINGEEYKGYCTSLSVGGIFLELNKLDEDFAVDKKGRLLFSAGALDNPFHCVAQIKNISDSRPKGIGLMFVDLPEQAQEDISFYINNYLNKTKQAS is encoded by the coding sequence TTGAAATATTGTGATATTTTCGAAATCGTCGAGTTTGTTGAGGCCGAAGAGCTCAATGGGCAGAGTTATATTTTTGATCTTAGAGTAAGGGAGTGGATACTAGTAAAAGATATTAAAGTTCTTCAAGATACAAACTATCAATTCAAAGAAGCTGCCAAACGAGATAAACCAAGCTTCACTCCTCCTCATAAATTACCAGCTGGTGAGTTCACTAATCAAAGAGATTGTGACTATGAATATTTACTAGCGCATATGAAAAAGTCTGCTGTTGCAGAGTCTTCGAGCTTTGTTGAAGAGGAGAGTGTCAGTAATATCTTAGAGGTGACTTTAGAAAGTGAAAGAGTCCAAAGAGCTCAATTAGAGAAGGATCTTAGTGGTCTTCGCTATGTTAATCAAGACTTTGAAGAGATTATAAATTCTCTGAGAATAGAAAATAAGTCACTCAATCAAGAGCTAATTACAATTGAAAAGCAGCATGTTGATACTCTCGCAAATATGGATGCAATCTTAGAGAATCATAAGAAAGAAAACTTAGCTCTTGTCTCTGAACAAAGTAATGAGATAAAAAGGCTTCAAGCATTTGAAAGAGAGAATTTCCAAATCATTGAAAAGAATAAATCTTTAGCTTACGCCTTAAAAGTTGAGAAGGAACAGAGAGAAGAGCTAAAGAGCTTGTTACAAAGAAGAGATGAACATTCCCACAGAGAAACGCACTCAGAGCAACTCTTATCAAAGGCCATGGATTACTTTCTACATGGTCCTAGCGGTGGTGAGAAAGAGCTCTTAGAGAAGAAGATTGCTCTACTTACTAAAGAACTAAAAGAACAAGAGAATTTCTATAATTTAAAGTTACAAAAACTCAAGCGAAGTCACAGTGAAGATATAGCAGAGAAAGAAAATGTACACTCTAAAGACCTAGGGGATATTGATAGTATCTCAAGACAAAGAGATGACTTTGAATATAAGTATAAAAATATTTTAGATGAAAATGCTATTCTTATTCAAAAACTTGAAGACTTAGAAAGCATTCAAAAAATCCATAGTCAGGAAAATAGTGACAGTGGAGAGTTTAAGGATAAATACATTCATCTCGCCAACAAGCATAAGAAGCTAGAGAAAGAGTTTTCAACTCTAGAGGCTAAACTACTTGCACAAAAAGATAAGAAAGAGAATAGAGATGATAGTGCGACTAAGTATCTTAAAGATGAGCTGATAGTTGCTAGAGAAGAGATTAATAAACTTAAAAATAGAGTGCAGGACTTACTTGTAAAAAATGAAGAACTTAATGAGTCTAGTGAAGAAAGTAATAGCGAGACACTTAAGCATAATCAGTTAATTTCAAACTTAAGATCAGACAATAAGCAGTTAATTGAAAAGTATCATGAATTAAAAGAGAGAACTGCTAAGTATAAGGTTGCGTATAACGAATTGAGTGATTCTTACAAGAAATTAAAGCAGGAGTTTAAAGAGAGAAATGCTAAGTTCTCTAAGATGACTGCTAAGACCGATGCTATTATTGAATCATTAAAGGCCAAGGTTGACGGAGCAAAAGATAATTACTCTAAAAAGGTTCAAGAGCTTGAAGAAGTTAAGGACCGTGAAGCTACTCTTATGATCAAGATCGAAGAGTTCAAAAAGGTTGAAGAAGAGAATCAGATCATTCAATTAAATACTTCTAAGGAAGAAGAGGATGAAGAACTTAATCGCTTAATTGGTGATGCTTTTGAAGTCTCAAATGAATGTTACTGGATGATTCAAAGAGATGGTGAAGAACCATCAGGGCCTTATAACTTTTCAGAAGTTTATCATATGAAAATTAATGGAGAGCTAGATGTAGGAGTAAAGATCAAGAAAGGAAATGATCTTTATAAAGCTAAGGCAGATATATTTGAATTATCTGTACCTGTTTCAACCCACGGCAGCGGTGAAAATATTCGCTACTTCATTAAGAGATCTTCAATGCGAGTGCCATTCTATGAAATGATTACTTTTGAAATCAATGGTGAAGAATATAAGGGTTACTGTACAAGTTTAAGTGTTGGTGGAATCTTCTTAGAGCTTAATAAGTTAGATGAAGACTTTGCAGTTGATAAGAAGGGAAGGCTTCTCTTTTCTGCAGGAGCATTAGATAATCCTTTCCATTGTGTCGCGCAGATAAAAAATATCTCCGATTCTCGCCCTAAGGGGATTGGACTCATGTTCGTTGACCTTCCTGAGCAGGCCCAGGAAGATATTTCTTTCTATATCAATAATTATCTCAATAAAACTAAGCAAGCATCGTAG
- a CDS encoding glycosyltransferase: MSQLKLSIIFSVFNELSLDLLKKNLEQLSTLSNIELIFVDGGSTDGTLELLDQYDVLVIRTTQKSRAERLNIGILESKCDLVLLHHPRSILDLRGIQHLIENKNSLSWGGFYHQFIEEHPLLKFTSWYSNEVRGKLRSIIYLDHCIFFKKTLSLNPCIDNVVIFEDTILSQKLNKICPATILPFTSKTSAIRFNKNGIYRQLLLNIVMKICFALKVSDETMNKVYERGLGLNTKY; this comes from the coding sequence ATGAGCCAATTAAAACTCTCTATAATCTTTTCTGTTTTTAATGAATTGAGTTTAGATTTATTAAAGAAAAATTTAGAACAATTATCTACTCTCTCTAATATTGAATTAATCTTCGTTGATGGTGGAAGTACAGATGGTACGCTAGAGCTTCTTGACCAATATGATGTATTAGTCATTAGAACCACTCAAAAGTCTCGTGCTGAGAGATTGAATATTGGAATTCTTGAATCTAAGTGTGATTTAGTCCTTCTTCATCATCCTAGAAGTATTCTAGACTTAAGAGGGATTCAACACTTAATAGAAAATAAAAATAGCCTTTCATGGGGAGGCTTCTATCATCAATTCATTGAGGAGCACCCTCTCCTAAAATTCACCTCTTGGTATTCAAATGAAGTGAGAGGAAAGCTTCGATCAATTATATACTTGGATCACTGTATCTTCTTTAAGAAGACTCTCTCTTTAAATCCATGTATTGATAATGTTGTTATTTTTGAAGATACAATATTGAGTCAAAAGTTAAACAAGATATGTCCAGCTACAATTCTTCCTTTTACCAGCAAGACTTCTGCAATTCGTTTTAATAAGAATGGGATCTATCGACAGTTACTTTTAAATATCGTTATGAAGATTTGTTTTGCGCTTAAGGTCTCTGACGAGACGATGAATAAAGTTTATGAAAGAGGCCTAGGTCTCAATACTAAGTATTAA
- a CDS encoding arginase family protein, with amino-acid sequence MSKNIIDTTKSLLCPPGNGVFTVNTAKERKDKLHQALYKTTANIEQLWKDSIEENLESSSPLLLGVCSDTGGGIQRGANWGPLFLRNTLLEEHPELNYKDIGDIRVIPHLLHDKYLNDKTIENCRKALYDNGDSEHPVSALSLTEEFCDQLFENFPKKKLFSIGGDHSVSYPLVKSYLRAKKKQGIKAAIIHFDAHTDLLVERLGIDICFGSWCTHILPFLDSPECLIQLGIRSSGKDRSHWENTFGVQQFWASEINKEGARSIAKRILNFLKKEEIDELYVSFDIDALDETYASATGTPEPGGLNPEQSISIIKELAKEFKITGADMVEIAPLVCADHVNHPEPQTTLSIGAAISACLIEAMDSDNS; translated from the coding sequence ATGAGTAAAAATATAATCGATACAACGAAGAGCTTACTATGTCCTCCAGGTAATGGAGTCTTCACAGTCAATACTGCAAAAGAGAGAAAGGATAAACTCCATCAAGCTCTCTATAAAACAACCGCAAATATTGAGCAACTTTGGAAAGACTCAATTGAAGAGAATTTAGAGAGCTCATCTCCTCTTCTTTTGGGAGTTTGTAGTGATACAGGTGGCGGCATTCAAAGAGGAGCAAATTGGGGACCCCTCTTTCTTAGAAATACTCTTCTTGAGGAACATCCTGAGCTCAACTATAAAGATATCGGAGATATTAGAGTCATCCCCCATCTGCTACACGATAAGTATCTCAATGATAAAACAATAGAGAATTGTAGAAAGGCCCTCTACGATAATGGTGATTCTGAACACCCAGTGAGTGCACTAAGTCTTACTGAAGAATTCTGCGACCAATTATTTGAAAATTTTCCAAAGAAAAAGCTATTTTCAATTGGTGGAGATCACTCTGTGAGTTATCCGCTTGTAAAGAGTTATTTAAGAGCAAAGAAGAAGCAAGGAATCAAGGCCGCAATCATACACTTTGATGCCCATACAGACCTACTCGTTGAAAGACTAGGAATCGATATTTGCTTTGGTAGTTGGTGTACGCACATTCTTCCCTTTCTAGACTCTCCTGAGTGCTTAATACAGCTAGGAATTAGATCAAGTGGAAAAGATCGCTCACATTGGGAAAATACATTTGGTGTTCAGCAATTTTGGGCCAGCGAAATAAATAAAGAGGGCGCTAGGAGTATTGCAAAGAGAATTCTAAATTTCCTAAAGAAAGAAGAGATTGATGAACTCTATGTTAGCTTTGATATTGATGCCCTAGATGAAACTTATGCCAGTGCCACAGGAACACCTGAACCAGGCGGACTAAATCCAGAACAATCTATATCAATAATTAAAGAACTTGCTAAAGAATTTAAAATCACAGGCGCTGATATGGTAGAAATTGCACCTCTAGTATGTGCAGACCATGTAAATCACCCTGAGCCACAAACAACCTTAAGTATAGGTGCGGCCATTTCCGCATGCTTAATCGAGGCAATGGATAGTGACAATTCTTAA
- a CDS encoding NADH-quinone oxidoreductase subunit D-related protein gives MSIRNELSLTFNEGLCERSGVTTLILDESKDLKSTLKKLKETFGFIMLLDIIAIDNSKKENATKRFQLSYFLLNMEEHFRLQVILNFDNDRQEILPSASDIWTNAHWCEREIWEMFGISFGPDSEHRLLTPKEIIGFPLRKDFQLEIDEDYKSREFSFSKNLSLPKYKENLLETISIGPIHPEFKGSMKMNFEVEGDFILRSNFEVGYLHRGIEKTCEQRIYAQIPSLIEKLNFFSSAANSVGWCKAVEELSQIDIPDKAKAIRMVLCEFARVSDHAQCLASMVKSTGIFEGVQICRKISNKVANLFSALNGSTKGSYLNSIGGLNFELPVGWINDCLDELKSILSLSNELSMHLNRADFWKERLQTAPLNAYEAIDLGVSGPNLRSCGVNYDIRKVSPYYFYEDVDFDIPLGINGDSYDRFLVRVEEIRQSLRIISQVLDSLPAGQVRVDKEYLQCNTLNFKVQEKSIYSMIEAVNGELGFYIESDGSNCPYRVKIKAPSFSSAQAFSRMLPGTRLEDCMVSLSSMNIVLGELDR, from the coding sequence ATGAGCATTAGAAACGAGCTCTCCTTAACTTTTAATGAAGGACTTTGTGAGAGAAGTGGAGTTACAACTTTAATCCTAGACGAATCCAAGGATTTAAAGAGTACTTTAAAAAAATTAAAAGAAACTTTCGGCTTTATCATGCTCTTAGATATTATTGCTATTGATAACTCCAAGAAGGAGAATGCTACTAAGCGCTTTCAATTAAGCTATTTTCTTTTAAATATGGAAGAACATTTTAGGCTTCAAGTTATTTTAAACTTTGATAATGACCGACAAGAAATTCTCCCAAGTGCGAGTGATATTTGGACCAATGCCCATTGGTGCGAACGAGAGATTTGGGAGATGTTTGGTATTTCCTTTGGACCAGATAGCGAGCATCGATTGCTTACGCCTAAGGAAATAATTGGCTTCCCCCTAAGAAAGGACTTTCAACTAGAGATAGATGAAGATTATAAAAGTAGAGAATTTTCATTTTCAAAGAATTTATCTCTCCCAAAATATAAAGAGAATCTACTTGAGACTATTTCCATAGGTCCAATTCACCCTGAATTTAAGGGGTCTATGAAAATGAATTTCGAAGTAGAAGGCGATTTTATTTTACGCTCAAACTTTGAAGTAGGTTATCTACATCGCGGAATCGAGAAAACTTGTGAGCAGAGAATTTATGCCCAGATTCCTTCTCTGATTGAAAAATTAAATTTCTTCTCTAGTGCGGCCAACTCTGTCGGTTGGTGTAAGGCCGTTGAAGAGTTGTCCCAGATTGATATACCAGACAAAGCCAAGGCCATACGAATGGTTCTTTGTGAATTTGCACGTGTCTCTGATCACGCTCAATGTCTTGCCTCTATGGTTAAGTCGACAGGGATCTTTGAAGGTGTTCAAATTTGTCGAAAAATAAGTAATAAAGTAGCGAATTTATTTTCTGCACTAAATGGTTCAACTAAAGGGAGCTATCTTAATTCTATTGGTGGATTAAACTTTGAGCTTCCGGTAGGTTGGATTAATGATTGCTTAGATGAGTTAAAGTCTATTTTGTCTTTGAGTAATGAGCTTTCAATGCATTTAAATAGAGCTGACTTTTGGAAAGAAAGGCTACAAACAGCTCCGCTTAACGCGTATGAGGCCATTGACTTGGGAGTAAGTGGACCTAACTTGCGCTCATGCGGCGTTAATTACGATATAAGAAAGGTGAGTCCTTATTACTTCTATGAAGATGTAGACTTCGATATACCTCTGGGAATAAACGGTGATAGTTATGACCGCTTCTTAGTACGTGTCGAAGAAATTAGACAGTCCCTAAGAATTATCTCTCAAGTTTTAGATAGCTTGCCTGCCGGACAAGTCCGTGTAGATAAGGAATACCTTCAATGCAATACTTTAAACTTTAAAGTTCAAGAGAAGAGTATCTATTCAATGATTGAAGCCGTTAATGGAGAGTTAGGATTCTATATCGAATCTGATGGTTCTAATTGTCCTTACCGAGTAAAGATTAAAGCACCTTCTTTTTCAAGTGCTCAGGCGTTTTCTAGAATGCTGCCTGGAACGAGATTGGAAGATTGCATGGTATCTCTCTCTTCTATGAATATAGTGCTAGGGGAGTTGGATAGATGA
- a CDS encoding NADH-quinone oxidoreductase subunit B, whose amino-acid sequence MVNKSGLRFDELQSSEGIERLALTTRASTFIERFHNWVNTHSTVPFTFATACCSSEYYSIFDDQYPEDNFFPERVEAQNSDLLIISGSVNLKTYPLLKDIYKEMPKDKWVVVIGACPMSGGPFSSFNIVPDISKDIPVDIFIPGCPPSPKEIAHGMSLLKERMRKGVRANEH is encoded by the coding sequence GTGGTAAATAAATCTGGGTTAAGGTTTGATGAGCTTCAGTCCAGTGAAGGGATTGAGCGACTCGCGTTAACGACAAGAGCTAGTACATTTATTGAAAGATTCCACAATTGGGTGAATACACACTCAACAGTGCCTTTTACTTTTGCAACGGCTTGTTGCTCCAGTGAGTATTACTCTATTTTCGATGATCAATATCCAGAAGATAATTTCTTTCCTGAAAGAGTAGAGGCACAAAATAGTGATCTACTCATCATTAGTGGGTCAGTTAATCTGAAGACCTACCCATTGCTAAAAGATATTTATAAAGAAATGCCAAAGGATAAGTGGGTAGTGGTCATCGGAGCTTGTCCTATGAGTGGAGGTCCATTCTCTTCTTTTAATATAGTACCCGATATCTCTAAAGATATTCCTGTTGATATATTCATTCCAGGTTGCCCTCCAAGTCCTAAAGAAATTGCTCATGGGATGTCTTTATTAAAAGAGCGTATGAGAAAAGGAGTGAGGGCCAATGAGCATTAG
- a CDS encoding methyltransferase domain-containing protein translates to MSKSEISLKIKKFNLKLEQIDSPKEFNNYCDDFFNYHYQELEEALTLESSDENLYLTERLREEALNTSWYDYYQIIKFTKGKRVIDIGSAYSKGTLLAQCLGEESFHSIELVEERIKWAVDTAQALGLDTTQFIIGDALDFDYQSYDYFFIYQPTGFFLSKLLNELTQYTHAKIISIESHGDLITRFKYDNRLSGPQVILELDASRHDQGLYEFQILNCELRRELILEYQLYNSTYLQVDAYNSVYSNFSYILNLKNLLIDYIEGHPSIDLNGVRINIEREFENLKVRSSLTDFEKEYIDKDHLVYEQKSQRILKVITAPEEALELSSSGRVERRNLNLPSS, encoded by the coding sequence ATGAGCAAATCTGAAATAAGTCTAAAAATTAAGAAATTTAACTTAAAGTTAGAGCAAATTGACTCCCCTAAAGAGTTTAATAACTACTGTGACGACTTCTTCAATTACCACTATCAAGAACTCGAAGAGGCGCTCACCTTAGAGAGCTCTGATGAAAATCTCTACTTAACAGAACGACTAAGAGAAGAGGCCTTAAATACCAGTTGGTATGATTACTATCAAATAATTAAATTCACTAAGGGAAAGAGAGTTATAGATATTGGCTCAGCCTATTCTAAGGGAACCCTGCTTGCTCAATGTCTTGGCGAAGAAAGTTTTCACTCTATTGAACTAGTGGAAGAGAGAATCAAGTGGGCCGTTGATACCGCTCAAGCACTAGGTCTAGATACAACTCAATTTATAATTGGGGATGCCCTAGACTTCGACTATCAAAGCTATGACTACTTCTTTATTTATCAACCTACAGGCTTCTTTCTCTCCAAATTATTAAACGAGCTAACTCAATATACTCATGCAAAAATTATCTCTATAGAGTCCCATGGTGATTTAATCACCCGCTTTAAATATGATAATAGACTTAGTGGCCCACAAGTAATTTTAGAGCTAGATGCTAGTAGACACGACCAAGGACTCTATGAATTTCAAATTTTAAACTGTGAATTAAGAAGAGAGCTCATACTTGAATATCAATTGTATAACTCTACCTATCTCCAAGTTGATGCTTACAATAGTGTTTACTCAAATTTTAGCTATATTCTAAATTTAAAGAATCTCTTAATTGACTATATCGAAGGTCACCCTAGTATTGATTTAAATGGAGTAAGAATAAATATAGAGAGAGAATTTGAAAATTTAAAAGTGAGAAGTTCTCTTACTGATTTTGAAAAAGAATATATTGATAAAGACCATCTTGTATATGAACAAAAAAGTCAGCGAATCTTAAAGGTCATAACGGCGCCCGAAGAAGCCCTTGAACTAAGCTCTTCGGGTAGAGTGGAAAGAAGAAATCTTAACTTGCCTTCTTCTTAG
- a CDS encoding 4Fe-4S dicluster domain-containing protein — MILERELYKSISTTRAITKSLRIFLMNSVKAVFSNKSSEKVHENSRGLPELVNTNSCGTCSDCISVCPTTALEATHKNDKLEHLFLDVRKCIFCGLCEEVCSPSILTLTDQRPLSSHGESSWTIDLLQAK; from the coding sequence ATGATTCTTGAACGCGAGTTATATAAATCAATTAGTACCACTAGAGCGATTACTAAATCTTTGAGAATCTTTTTGATGAACTCCGTAAAAGCAGTTTTTTCAAATAAGAGCAGTGAAAAGGTTCATGAAAATTCTAGAGGTTTACCAGAGCTCGTTAATACTAATAGTTGCGGCACTTGTTCAGATTGTATTTCGGTTTGTCCTACAACGGCCCTAGAGGCAACTCATAAGAATGATAAATTAGAACATCTCTTTTTAGACGTAAGAAAGTGCATCTTCTGTGGTCTTTGTGAAGAGGTTTGTTCTCCAAGTATATTAACTCTCACTGATCAGCGACCATTATCATCCCATGGAGAGTCGAGCTGGACAATTGATTTACTTCAAGCAAAATGA